The following coding sequences are from one Maniola jurtina chromosome 14, ilManJurt1.1, whole genome shotgun sequence window:
- the LOC123872069 gene encoding uncharacterized protein LOC123872069 codes for MLSRSAQSVQNSVDHLKRCLGRLLINSTENLECYKETKDLLRLITSRPIRTQALGSIYIDMSLLPKFVMFFTSYTVIALQFNNVV; via the exons ATGCTCTCTCGGAGTGCACAAAGTGTCCAAAACAGCGTGGATCATTTGAAACGGTGTCTCGGAAGACTTTTGATTAATTCAACTGAAA ATCTCGAGTGTTACAAGGAAACCAAAGACCTTTTGCGATTGATAACAAGCCGCCCAATCAGGACTCAAGCATTGGGATCCATTTACATTGACATGTcacttttacccaaatttgttATGTTCTTCACTTCCTATACAGTTATAGCCCTTCAGTTCAATAATGTGGTTTAG